In one window of Gopherus evgoodei ecotype Sinaloan lineage chromosome 9, rGopEvg1_v1.p, whole genome shotgun sequence DNA:
- the PFN2 gene encoding profilin-2 isoform X2: MAGWQSYVDNLMCDGCCQEAAIVGYCDAKYVWAATAGGIFQSITPVEIDMIVGKDREGFFTNGLTLGAKKCSVIRDSLYVDSECTMDIRTKSHGGEPTYNVAVGRAGRALVIVMGKEGVLGGTLNKKAYELALYLRRSDI; the protein is encoded by the exons ATGGCCGGCTGGCAGAGCTACGTGGACAACCTGATGTGCGATGGCTGCTGCCAGGAGGCCGCCATTGTCGGCTACTGCGACGCCAAGTACGTCTGGGCCGCGACGGCCGGGGGCATCTTCCAGAGCATCACG CCCGTAGAAATAGATATGATTGTAGGAAAAGACCGAGAGGGTTTCTTCACCAACGGTCTGACTCTTGGTGCAAAGAAGTGCTCTGTGATCAGAGATAGCCTGTATGTTGATAGTGAATGCACAATGGACATCAGGACAAAGAGTCATGGTGGCGAGCCAACATACAATGTTGCTGTAGGCAGAGCTGGTCGAG CATTGGTTATAGTTATGGGAAAGGAAGGTGTCCTTGGAGGGACACTGAACAAGAAAGCATATGAACTGGCTTTATACCTGAGGAGGTCTGACATCTAA
- the PFN2 gene encoding profilin-2 isoform X1 has protein sequence MAGWQSYVDNLMCDGCCQEAAIVGYCDAKYVWAATAGGIFQSITPVEIDMIVGKDREGFFTNGLTLGAKKCSVIRDSLYVDSECTMDIRTKSHGGEPTYNVAVGRAGRVLVFVMGKEGVHGGGLNKKAYSMAKYLRDSGF, from the exons ATGGCCGGCTGGCAGAGCTACGTGGACAACCTGATGTGCGATGGCTGCTGCCAGGAGGCCGCCATTGTCGGCTACTGCGACGCCAAGTACGTCTGGGCCGCGACGGCCGGGGGCATCTTCCAGAGCATCACG CCCGTAGAAATAGATATGATTGTAGGAAAAGACCGAGAGGGTTTCTTCACCAACGGTCTGACTCTTGGTGCAAAGAAGTGCTCTGTGATCAGAGATAGCCTGTATGTTGATAGTGAATGCACAATGGACATCAGGACAAAGAGTCATGGTGGCGAGCCAACATACAATGTTGCTGTAGGCAGAGCTGGTCGAG tCTTGGTCTTTGTAATGGGCAAAGAAGGGGTCCATGGAGGCGGATTGAATAAGAAGGCATACTCAATGGCAAAATACTTGAGAGACTCTGGGTTCTAG